In the Candidatus Saccharibacteria bacterium oral taxon 488 genome, one interval contains:
- a CDS encoding TIGR02391 family protein, with amino-acid sequence MKKSAQIRLLKAQIDKIDDLERAENYDNYKSWHTQTKLLLREVLGESSEVQEFNMLSDGHGAVVNCNPDINARLRAKTYFRNLKKCRSLLIGILEFLESKKVSNTEEPISTQALGNLHKNVKQKCSKLYTDEHYPEAVEKSFKVVRDRLRELTTYETGSEAFGKGGLYIKGASAENVDNDFQSAVKFLTMAIDRFRNEKSHTSDGNINDPVRAYEYLTLSSLAMRLLDNSEVRKKNEQSKRQNFNKITTLNRQQTIALDILQMFILRLFGSMTDLRELAVVRHMGGSTIHPLGSVSNPELLKELNDIDSGELEANLDEMVSLGLLTHEYSSRGTPKYKLAKRGCDIIKQHPELSTGR; translated from the coding sequence ATGAAAAAAAGTGCACAAATACGGCTATTGAAAGCTCAGATTGATAAGATTGATGACCTTGAAAGGGCTGAAAACTATGATAATTATAAATCATGGCACACACAAACTAAGCTTTTACTAAGAGAGGTATTGGGTGAATCTAGTGAGGTTCAGGAATTTAATATGCTTAGTGATGGGCATGGAGCTGTCGTCAACTGTAATCCTGATATTAATGCTAGGCTAAGGGCTAAAACTTATTTTAGAAATTTAAAGAAGTGCCGTAGTCTCTTGATTGGTATTCTAGAATTTTTAGAGAGTAAAAAGGTGAGTAACACTGAGGAGCCGATAAGTACTCAAGCTTTAGGAAATCTACATAAAAATGTTAAACAAAAATGCTCTAAACTGTATACAGACGAGCATTATCCAGAAGCTGTCGAAAAAAGTTTTAAGGTTGTTCGCGATAGACTCCGCGAACTAACCACATACGAAACCGGGTCTGAAGCATTTGGTAAAGGCGGGCTGTATATTAAAGGCGCGTCAGCAGAAAATGTTGACAATGATTTCCAGAGTGCCGTCAAATTCTTGACTATGGCTATTGATCGGTTTCGTAATGAAAAGAGCCATACATCGGATGGTAATATAAATGATCCAGTACGTGCCTATGAGTATCTCACGTTGAGCAGCTTAGCAATGCGTCTATTAGATAATAGTGAAGTGAGAAAGAAAAACGAACAGTCAAAAAGGCAAAATTTCAATAAAATTACGACTTTAAATCGTCAGCAAACAATTGCCTTAGATATACTACAAATGTTTATACTTAGGTTATTTGGGTCAATGACTGACCTTAGGGAGTTGGCAGTCGTTCGTCATATGGGCGGAAGCACAATACACCCCCTCGGTAGTGTAAGTAACCCCGAACTACTCAAAGAGCTTAATGATATAGATTCTGGAGAGCTTGAAGCTAACCTTGATGAGATGGTGTCGCTGGGTTTGCTAACACATGAATATAGCAGTCGAGGCACTCCTAAATACAAACTAGCAAAACGGGGGTGTGACATTATAAAACAACATCCCGAGCTAAGTACTGGGAGATGA
- a CDS encoding glycosyltransferase, whose translation MKAATIPQPLARSRHLAATESQPAFRAIARPFIDVVVPVLNEEKILQQSITTLDEYMAKRLPYRYQITIADNGSQDKTLEIAKNLAEKHQSVQVVSLAERGRGRALKQVWQNSPADILTYMDVDLSTSLDDFLPMIQPLVAGEAGVAIGSRLMKDSRTSRGVKREFISRCYNKIIKWTSRTKFSDAQCGFKAIRRDVAAKFLPKIKDNEWFFDTELLIKTERAGVPIHEQPVTWIEDTDSRVKIVKTAVDDLKGLYRVNKELDKRSWFDKWTLPVLLVLTGGLYLFGALHNGMANSYYAAAVQAASQDWTAWLFGSLDAANYVSIDKPPLATMVMGLSTRLFGFSSFSMLLPSVLAGVGSVWLVYGAVKRQFGFTSAVIAGATLMLTPVAALMFGFNNPDAILTLMLTASGYAFLRSLEGKRPLLWLGLAGLFTGLAFNAKMLQGLMVLPAMVLVYLVFAKPPIVTRFLHVMFAGVITTMSTLWWSVLVWLTPAGSRPWVGSTNDNNIWSLIFGYNGLGRLLGGRGGGGGTPPRGGADGAAALQTAGNTTQTMADGAGMMPGGMGGGPGGGHGPGGTGFGGQTGIFRIFNNDFGPNIAWLLVLALAGGGLMLWILRKTPRTNRGRAAVIFWMLWLLIHIMIFSMTSGVIHPYYVVVMAPAVAALVGISLPFLWGAYTRRKPYAWLLPVLVGVTAVIAVIILGYAGTMTWLIWTVGLLGLAGMIGLLVNLYVPRRWLQNLAIITAISACTLAPTVYTLATVNVAHTGSIPTAGPSSTAMRGSNNESSQANSQLVQYLVEHQHGATWLVAVASANESAAIQLTSGHPVMAVGGFNGSDTPLTLEQFKQLVKVGKVRYYASSSHSRGGGGPGGGNNEITTWVKQTGTVVNYGGSDVTLYELSRE comes from the coding sequence ATGAAAGCAGCAACCATACCCCAACCGCTGGCTCGGTCGCGACACCTCGCCGCTACTGAGAGCCAGCCGGCGTTTCGGGCGATTGCCCGTCCATTCATTGATGTTGTCGTGCCGGTGCTTAATGAGGAAAAAATCCTCCAGCAAAGTATCACGACGCTTGATGAGTATATGGCGAAACGCTTGCCGTATCGCTACCAAATCACCATCGCTGACAATGGCAGTCAGGACAAGACGCTGGAAATTGCCAAGAACTTAGCGGAAAAGCACCAATCGGTGCAGGTCGTTAGCTTGGCGGAGCGCGGTCGCGGGCGGGCGCTCAAACAGGTCTGGCAGAATAGTCCAGCGGACATCTTGACCTATATGGATGTTGACCTGTCGACAAGCCTGGACGATTTTCTGCCAATGATTCAGCCGTTGGTGGCGGGCGAGGCTGGCGTGGCGATTGGCTCGCGGTTGATGAAAGATTCTAGAACTAGTCGTGGCGTGAAGCGGGAGTTCATCTCGCGTTGCTATAATAAAATCATCAAATGGACGTCGCGTACCAAGTTTAGCGACGCGCAGTGTGGTTTCAAGGCAATTCGCCGGGATGTCGCCGCAAAGTTTTTACCGAAAATCAAAGACAACGAGTGGTTCTTTGATACTGAGCTGTTGATCAAAACCGAGCGGGCGGGCGTGCCGATTCACGAACAGCCGGTAACCTGGATTGAGGATACGGATAGCCGCGTGAAAATTGTGAAAACGGCCGTCGATGATCTGAAAGGGCTGTACCGTGTCAATAAAGAACTAGACAAACGGTCGTGGTTTGATAAGTGGACGCTACCAGTGCTGTTGGTACTGACTGGTGGGTTGTATTTGTTTGGCGCGCTCCATAATGGTATGGCCAATAGTTACTATGCGGCGGCGGTACAGGCGGCCAGCCAGGATTGGACAGCGTGGTTGTTTGGTAGTCTGGACGCGGCTAATTACGTGTCGATTGATAAGCCACCACTAGCGACGATGGTGATGGGACTGAGCACTCGGTTGTTTGGCTTTTCGAGTTTCTCAATGTTACTACCAAGCGTGTTGGCGGGAGTTGGTTCGGTGTGGTTGGTGTACGGTGCGGTGAAACGGCAGTTCGGTTTTACTAGTGCTGTGATTGCTGGAGCGACACTAATGCTAACACCGGTGGCGGCACTGATGTTTGGCTTCAACAACCCCGATGCGATTTTGACATTGATGTTGACCGCCAGCGGCTACGCGTTTTTACGCTCGCTGGAAGGTAAACGGCCACTGCTGTGGCTGGGTTTGGCGGGGCTATTCACGGGGCTGGCGTTTAATGCCAAGATGCTGCAAGGGCTGATGGTGCTACCGGCGATGGTGCTAGTCTATCTGGTGTTTGCCAAGCCGCCGATCGTCACGCGGTTTCTGCACGTGATGTTTGCCGGCGTCATCACCACGATGTCGACGCTATGGTGGAGTGTGCTGGTCTGGCTGACGCCAGCTGGTAGCCGGCCGTGGGTGGGTAGCACTAATGATAACAATATTTGGAGTTTGATTTTTGGCTATAACGGCCTTGGTCGACTACTCGGTGGGCGTGGTGGGGGCGGTGGTACGCCACCACGTGGTGGTGCGGATGGCGCTGCGGCACTTCAAACTGCTGGTAATACCACGCAGACTATGGCAGACGGCGCCGGTATGATGCCAGGTGGTATGGGCGGTGGTCCTGGTGGCGGACATGGTCCAGGCGGTACGGGTTTCGGTGGGCAAACGGGAATTTTCAGAATCTTTAACAATGATTTTGGGCCAAATATTGCCTGGTTGTTGGTCTTGGCGCTGGCGGGTGGCGGGCTGATGTTATGGATTTTGCGTAAAACACCCCGAACGAATCGTGGGCGGGCGGCAGTAATTTTCTGGATGCTGTGGCTACTGATTCACATCATGATTTTCAGTATGACCAGCGGCGTAATTCACCCGTACTACGTAGTGGTGATGGCGCCAGCGGTGGCGGCACTCGTCGGTATCAGCCTGCCGTTTCTGTGGGGCGCGTATACCAGACGTAAACCGTATGCGTGGCTACTGCCGGTGCTGGTTGGTGTGACGGCAGTGATAGCGGTGATTATCCTCGGTTACGCTGGCACGATGACGTGGCTGATATGGACGGTTGGGTTGCTGGGTCTTGCGGGGATGATTGGACTGCTGGTTAATCTCTATGTGCCGCGGCGGTGGCTACAAAACTTGGCGATTATCACCGCCATATCCGCCTGTACACTTGCCCCGACGGTTTATACATTGGCGACAGTCAACGTCGCGCACACCGGTAGCATTCCGACGGCTGGGCCGAGTTCCACGGCGATGCGGGGTAGTAATAATGAATCGTCGCAGGCCAATAGCCAGTTGGTGCAGTATCTCGTAGAGCATCAACATGGCGCAACCTGGTTGGTGGCGGTGGCGAGTGCCAATGAATCAGCGGCGATTCAGCTGACCAGCGGCCATCCAGTGATGGCGGTCGGTGGATTTAACGGTAGCGATACGCCACTGACGCTGGAGCAATTTAAGCAATTAGTGAAGGTCGGCAAAGTTAGATATTACGCCAGCAGCTCGCATAGTCGCGGTGGCGGTGGGCCAGGCGGTGGCAACAATGAAATCACGACGTGGGTCAAGCAAACTGGCACGGTCGTCAATTATGGAGGTAGCGATGTAACATTGTATGAATTATCGAGAGAGTAA
- a CDS encoding glycosyltransferase yields the protein MRIAIDARTLRTSTGRYVERLIHYLQKIDDRNDYIILLKPKDMDSWQADNPRFQKVACPFAEFSFAEQRGFKKQLEELHPDLVHFAMVQQPVWYRASPVVTTMQDLTTVRFSNPDKNPVVFWVKQQIYKWVNKKVARKSAHIITISEFVKRDLVDFTGVSPDKITVTLESADELPKGNDPVKELVGKKFIMYIGRPTPHKNLRRLIDAFALLQQKHPELTLALAGKKDGNYARHEAYVTERGITNVVFTGFVSDEQMRWMYEHAAVYCFPSLSEGFGLPGLEAMLHGAPVASSTATCLPETHGEAAHYFDPYSVEDMARAIDELLTDEKRRHDLIKKGKQHVKTFSWQRMAEQTLAVYEQYGRQDTSS from the coding sequence ATGCGCATCGCCATTGATGCTCGGACACTACGGACGAGCACTGGCCGTTACGTCGAACGGCTGATTCACTACTTACAAAAAATTGACGACAGGAATGACTATATTATCTTGCTCAAACCAAAGGACATGGACAGCTGGCAGGCTGATAACCCACGCTTTCAGAAAGTCGCCTGTCCATTTGCTGAATTCTCATTTGCCGAGCAACGGGGTTTTAAGAAACAACTGGAGGAGCTGCACCCAGATCTCGTGCACTTTGCAATGGTTCAGCAGCCCGTGTGGTACCGGGCCAGCCCGGTCGTTACCACCATGCAAGACCTGACCACCGTTCGATTCAGCAACCCCGACAAGAACCCGGTGGTCTTTTGGGTGAAGCAGCAAATTTATAAATGGGTCAATAAAAAAGTCGCCAGAAAGTCGGCTCATATCATCACTATTTCTGAATTTGTGAAGCGTGACTTGGTGGATTTTACCGGGGTCAGTCCAGACAAGATTACCGTGACACTTGAGTCCGCCGACGAGCTACCAAAGGGCAATGATCCGGTCAAAGAGCTGGTTGGAAAAAAGTTCATCATGTATATTGGCCGGCCGACACCGCATAAAAATCTGCGGCGGCTGATCGATGCATTTGCACTGTTACAGCAGAAACATCCTGAGTTGACATTGGCACTGGCTGGCAAAAAGGACGGTAACTACGCTCGCCATGAGGCATACGTTACTGAACGCGGTATCACAAATGTCGTCTTCACCGGTTTTGTGTCGGACGAGCAAATGCGCTGGATGTACGAGCATGCAGCCGTGTATTGCTTCCCGTCGCTGAGCGAGGGCTTTGGCCTGCCGGGCCTCGAAGCCATGCTACACGGCGCACCGGTCGCCTCGAGCACCGCCACTTGCCTACCAGAAACGCATGGCGAGGCGGCGCATTATTTTGATCCATATAGCGTCGAGGACATGGCGCGGGCAATTGACGAACTTCTGACTGACGAGAAACGACGCCATGACCTCATCAAGAAGGGTAAACAGCATGTCAAAACCTTCTCGTGGCAGCGAATGGCCGAGCAGACGTTGGCGGTGTATGAACAATATGGCCGCCAAGACACTAGCTCATAG
- a CDS encoding glycosyltransferase, translated as MRAQPTIAIVHDWLYGGGAEQVVLALHRLYPDAPIYTSYCSRRWREKLDNKVVTGYLQYWPFAQLRRLLPVLRQRWFARLDLEQFDIIISSSGNGEAKFIRTTRPNQRHICYCHTPTHFYWRHYQEYLRRPSFRPRWLARLGLRLLVRPLRRRDYQAAQRVDVFLANSTAIQADIKQFYDRDSIVVFPPVQTTSFMALAKTRPRSVTLPTRPRCLVWGRLVPMKRLDLVIEACQQLGWPLDIMGDGPDREQLEKLAGESTRFLGYVSDEARAAAIQQADLFIFTAHEDFGVAPVEALAAGLPVVAYQAGGALDYISPGKNGWFFAEQTVESLVATLQTLPDQRVSPRAIAASAKPFAEHAFTLAIKKIVTNERRGAHAHRH; from the coding sequence ATGCGCGCCCAGCCGACCATCGCGATCGTTCATGACTGGCTGTATGGTGGCGGTGCCGAGCAGGTTGTTTTGGCGCTGCACCGGCTCTATCCTGACGCCCCAATTTATACCTCGTATTGCTCGAGAAGGTGGCGAGAGAAGCTTGATAACAAGGTGGTAACTGGTTATTTGCAGTATTGGCCATTTGCCCAGCTCAGGCGACTACTGCCGGTACTCAGGCAGCGGTGGTTTGCGCGGCTGGATCTCGAGCAATTTGATATTATTATTTCTAGTTCTGGCAATGGCGAGGCCAAGTTTATCCGAACCACCCGCCCCAACCAACGGCACATTTGTTATTGTCATACGCCGACGCATTTTTATTGGCGGCACTACCAAGAATACCTGCGTCGACCGAGCTTTCGACCGCGGTGGCTGGCGCGACTGGGCCTGCGGCTACTGGTCCGACCTCTCAGGCGACGTGATTATCAGGCGGCGCAGCGGGTTGATGTTTTCTTGGCTAATTCCACCGCCATTCAAGCTGATATCAAGCAATTCTATGACCGAGACAGTATCGTCGTCTTTCCGCCGGTACAAACAACCAGCTTTATGGCGCTCGCAAAAACCAGGCCACGCTCCGTCACACTACCCACCCGGCCGCGCTGCCTGGTGTGGGGGCGACTGGTGCCGATGAAGCGGCTGGATTTGGTGATTGAGGCCTGTCAGCAACTTGGTTGGCCGCTCGACATCATGGGCGATGGGCCTGATCGCGAGCAGCTAGAGAAGCTGGCGGGCGAATCAACGCGCTTTCTTGGCTACGTCAGTGACGAGGCCCGGGCTGCCGCCATTCAACAAGCCGACTTATTTATCTTTACCGCCCACGAAGATTTTGGCGTCGCACCAGTTGAGGCCTTGGCCGCTGGACTGCCGGTGGTGGCCTACCAAGCTGGTGGCGCGCTGGATTATATCAGCCCCGGTAAGAATGGCTGGTTTTTCGCTGAACAAACAGTTGAGAGCTTGGTAGCAACGCTTCAAACACTGCCCGACCAGCGAGTCTCGCCGCGGGCCATCGCCGCCTCCGCCAAACCATTTGCCGAGCATGCCTTTACACTCGCTATAAAGAAAATTGTGACCAACGAAAGGAGGGGTGCTCATGCGCATCGCCATTGA
- a CDS encoding NTP transferase domain-containing protein yields MIIVIIAGGSGTRLWPLSTSTQPKQLLALTSERTMVQQAYDRARKLGDTIYVVTEASHAGALRAQLPELPDEAFLIEPGRRGTAHCIVLALDYINRHHDRTEPIAFIHSDHNVRDVQGFAHSFATAARISRERGCITLIGIEPTFPSTGFGYIQRDGVIDAQAGVYNVESFKEKPDYETAKRYVESGNYLWNCGYFVGSVEVFMREMQQSAPDLWSNYQTLASIADFGSEAYNHTYLALDNQVIDIALIERAHKLAMVSASFDWMDIGNFKDLHDAVTKDEAGNYAYGDNIHTIDVANTYIRNEQPDKPVAVIGLDNVVVVNTPDGVLVARRDVAAKCGDIAKKLQK; encoded by the coding sequence ATGATTATCGTCATTATCGCCGGCGGCTCAGGCACGCGCCTCTGGCCACTCTCAACCTCCACTCAACCCAAACAACTATTAGCTCTCACATCAGAGCGCACCATGGTCCAACAAGCCTATGACCGGGCCAGAAAGCTTGGCGATACTATCTACGTGGTGACCGAGGCGAGCCACGCCGGGGCGCTGCGGGCGCAGCTGCCGGAGCTACCGGACGAGGCCTTTTTGATCGAGCCGGGACGGCGGGGAACGGCGCACTGTATCGTGTTGGCCCTGGATTATATCAATCGCCACCATGACCGGACTGAGCCGATTGCCTTTATTCATTCCGATCATAATGTACGTGACGTCCAGGGGTTTGCCCACTCGTTTGCTACAGCAGCGCGCATTTCTCGCGAGCGTGGTTGTATTACGCTTATTGGCATTGAGCCGACCTTCCCGTCAACTGGCTTTGGTTATATTCAGCGCGATGGGGTGATTGATGCTCAAGCGGGCGTCTATAATGTCGAGTCGTTCAAAGAGAAGCCTGATTACGAGACGGCGAAGCGGTATGTTGAGTCGGGAAATTATCTGTGGAATTGCGGCTACTTCGTTGGCTCGGTCGAGGTGTTTATGCGTGAAATGCAGCAGAGCGCTCCAGATTTGTGGTCGAATTATCAGACGCTGGCGTCAATTGCTGACTTTGGTAGCGAGGCTTATAATCACACATACCTGGCGCTAGATAATCAAGTGATCGATATCGCCCTGATCGAGAGGGCTCATAAACTAGCCATGGTGTCAGCCAGCTTTGACTGGATGGACATCGGTAATTTTAAGGATCTACACGACGCGGTGACCAAGGACGAGGCGGGTAATTACGCATACGGTGACAACATTCATACCATCGATGTCGCTAATACCTATATTCGCAATGAGCAGCCGGATAAGCCGGTGGCGGTGATCGGCCTTGACAATGTAGTGGTGGTCAATACGCCAGACGGTGTGTTGGTGGCGCGGCGAGATGTGGCTGCTAAGTGCGGTGACATCGCGAAGAAATTGCAAAAATAG
- a CDS encoding GtrA family protein: MTIRKQLTTFTAIGVLNTAIDIAIYTLLIWLTAPLLLAVIISTTAGMVCSYVLNRRFTFKTDRQPIVQFICITLTGLWVLQPVVIWLLVQLFGITSTFGLIMAKLASTSVSPAWNFAWYRIVFQGTKKKHLPRSAFSWLRGRGSNPRPIG; this comes from the coding sequence ATGACTATTCGCAAACAACTTACCACTTTTACTGCCATCGGCGTTCTTAATACCGCCATTGACATCGCAATATACACTCTGTTGATATGGCTCACCGCACCGCTACTATTGGCCGTCATCATTTCAACCACCGCAGGAATGGTTTGTAGTTATGTTCTCAATAGGCGCTTCACCTTCAAAACCGACCGCCAGCCAATCGTCCAGTTTATTTGCATCACCCTCACCGGCCTATGGGTTCTACAGCCAGTCGTCATATGGCTGCTCGTCCAACTGTTCGGGATAACCAGCACTTTTGGTTTGATCATGGCAAAATTAGCCTCCACCAGCGTCAGCCCAGCGTGGAATTTCGCGTGGTACCGAATTGTATTTCAAGGAACAAAGAAAAAACACCTCCCTAGAAGTGCCTTTTCATGGCTCCGGGGGCGGGGTTCGAACCCGCGGCCTATTGGTTAA
- the rfbB gene encoding dTDP-glucose 4,6-dehydratase translates to MLVTGGAGFIGSNFVHYTVKHKPEYDITVIDKLTYAGNRANLQPVADQIDFVEGDICDAELMDKLVAENDIIVHFAAESHNDNSLRNPRPFVETNVVGTYTILEAIRKHGKRLHHISTDEVFGDLELDDPNRFTEDTPYNPSSPYSSTKASSDMLVRAWVRSFNVKATISNCSNNYGPYQHIEKFIPRQITNILSDIKPKLYGTGEQVRDWIHVDDHNAAVHLILEKGKLGDTYIIGADNDHVNNKMVIELICELMGKGKDWYEHVNDRPGHDMRYAMDSSKLRRELGWRPEYTDNQTGMHDGLLQTIEWYRDHEDWWKAQKEAVEAAYAKQGQ, encoded by the coding sequence ATGCTAGTCACGGGAGGCGCGGGGTTCATTGGCTCGAATTTTGTGCATTATACCGTCAAACATAAGCCAGAATACGACATCACCGTTATCGACAAACTAACGTATGCGGGTAATCGCGCTAATTTACAGCCAGTGGCTGACCAGATCGACTTTGTGGAAGGTGATATTTGCGACGCAGAGTTGATGGATAAATTAGTGGCTGAAAATGATATCATCGTGCATTTCGCCGCCGAAAGCCATAATGATAATTCTCTGCGCAACCCGCGGCCGTTTGTCGAAACCAACGTGGTCGGTACTTACACAATTCTTGAAGCTATCCGCAAGCACGGTAAGCGCCTACACCACATCTCGACCGACGAAGTGTTTGGCGACTTGGAACTCGACGATCCAAACCGCTTCACTGAAGATACGCCGTACAATCCGTCCAGCCCCTACTCCAGCACCAAAGCATCTAGCGATATGCTGGTACGTGCTTGGGTTCGCAGCTTCAATGTCAAAGCGACAATTTCCAATTGTTCCAACAACTACGGCCCCTACCAACACATCGAAAAATTTATTCCGCGCCAAATCACCAATATCTTGAGCGATATCAAGCCCAAGCTGTACGGCACTGGCGAGCAAGTTCGCGACTGGATTCATGTCGATGATCATAATGCTGCCGTCCATCTCATCCTAGAAAAAGGCAAACTGGGCGACACCTACATCATTGGTGCCGACAACGATCACGTCAACAACAAGATGGTGATTGAACTGATTTGCGAGCTGATGGGTAAAGGTAAAGATTGGTACGAGCACGTCAATGACCGCCCCGGCCACGACATGCGTTATGCCATGGACTCCAGCAAACTACGCCGCGAACTAGGTTGGCGGCCTGAATACACCGATAACCAAACTGGCATGCACGACGGTCTACTGCAAACCATTGAATGGTACCGCGATCACGAAGATTGGTGGAAAGCGCAAAAAGAGGCCGTTGAGGCAGCTTATGCAAAGCAGGGGCAATAG
- a CDS encoding exopolysaccharide biosynthesis polyprenyl glycosylphosphotransferase, with product MKKNSDFYFKLVLIGLDVLALVGAFTAAYIMRVSLDTRPFHVQIGALEFITSIVLMLPLWVVLFSFFGLYDREHYIHPLREFWRLGMAAVCGIMMMISFSFFSNTPLFPAKMVVIYALIISFVILLILRSAANIVRLHLLRKNIGIKRVALVGNAESTRTLAEFISAHPSTGFHLSAIVSKDELIPPRLKGLRRSTLASALTRDKIDAIIQTDTTRSEAHYNLAEQHYLDFYQAPALDGLMTARHTVEIINSVPLAYIHPTPLATGYGRVVKRLMDLIGATIGIIVTSPIMLLVAIAVKLGDPRGPVLMHGQQRRRLTQFNRPFKVYKFRSHYAKFDGKTDEEVFTMIGKPELIDEYRQNGDRLNHDFRVTPVGRFIRRFSLDELPQLFNVIKGDISLVGPRALVPHELSNYEKKHTLLTVKSGLTGLAVVSGRRSIGFEERRRLDLYYVQNWSLWLDITILLKTCLVIFKKES from the coding sequence ATGAAGAAGAACTCTGATTTTTACTTCAAATTGGTGTTGATCGGGCTGGACGTACTGGCGCTAGTTGGTGCGTTCACGGCGGCATACATCATGCGCGTATCACTCGACACGCGGCCTTTCCATGTACAAATCGGGGCGCTGGAGTTTATCACGTCGATTGTACTGATGCTGCCGCTATGGGTTGTCTTGTTCTCGTTTTTTGGGTTATACGACCGTGAGCACTACATTCATCCGCTGCGCGAATTTTGGCGACTTGGCATGGCGGCGGTTTGCGGCATCATGATGATGATTTCCTTTAGTTTCTTTAGCAACACACCGCTCTTTCCGGCTAAGATGGTGGTGATTTATGCGCTGATCATCAGCTTTGTCATCTTGCTCATCCTGCGTAGCGCTGCCAATATCGTGCGGCTGCATCTGCTGCGCAAAAATATCGGCATCAAGCGCGTGGCGCTGGTCGGCAACGCCGAATCGACGCGGACGCTGGCCGAGTTTATTAGCGCCCATCCGTCAACCGGCTTTCACCTCAGTGCTATTGTATCCAAAGATGAGCTCATTCCGCCACGACTCAAGGGTTTGCGGCGCTCGACACTGGCATCGGCGCTGACTCGCGATAAAATTGACGCCATTATCCAGACCGACACCACCCGCAGCGAAGCGCACTATAACTTGGCCGAGCAGCACTATCTCGATTTTTATCAAGCGCCGGCCCTCGATGGCCTGATGACGGCGCGCCATACGGTCGAGATTATCAATTCCGTGCCGCTGGCATATATTCACCCAACGCCGCTAGCTACCGGCTACGGACGCGTGGTCAAACGACTGATGGATCTCATCGGTGCGACCATTGGTATTATCGTCACCTCGCCGATCATGCTATTGGTGGCAATCGCCGTTAAGCTCGGCGACCCGCGCGGCCCCGTACTGATGCATGGGCAGCAGCGGCGACGTTTGACCCAGTTTAATCGCCCGTTCAAAGTGTATAAGTTTCGCTCGCACTACGCCAAGTTTGACGGCAAGACTGACGAGGAGGTATTCACCATGATTGGCAAGCCAGAGCTGATCGACGAATATCGCCAGAACGGTGATAGGCTCAATCACGACTTTCGCGTCACGCCGGTTGGTCGTTTCATTCGCCGGTTTAGCCTCGACGAGCTGCCGCAGTTATTTAATGTTATCAAGGGCGATATTAGCCTCGTTGGGCCGCGGGCGCTGGTGCCGCACGAGCTGAGTAACTACGAGAAAAAGCACACGCTGCTGACGGTCAAATCTGGCCTGACCGGCCTGGCGGTTGTGTCGGGGCGACGTAGTATCGGCTTTGAAGAGCGGCGGCGACTGGATCTTTATTATGTGCAAAACTGGAGTTTGTGGCTGGATATCACCATCCTCCTCAAGACCTGCCTGGTCATCTTTAAGAAGGAGTCGTGA